Within Syngnathus scovelli strain Florida chromosome 22, RoL_Ssco_1.2, whole genome shotgun sequence, the genomic segment CAAAAAGAAAGCAACAGAATTACACAACTCGACTGACTAACAACTGAGTCACACGATTGCACGACTCTAAAGATGCTAATGTTGAACCtgctgtgattttctttttccgatgaattgtttttgtgtgtgttggccaTACCAGGTGGGAGGGGCATGCAGAGACCCCGAGTGGCTTCCAGGATCCGAAGCATGAAGTGAAAGATGGCCCAATCGCCTGGACCACCCTTCTGTGTTCTGGAACCATGTAAAATTTGGACGCATTGAAGTAAGAGTCAGTAAAAAGTCATGTGAAATAAGTGCTGCTCCGCCGCAAAGGGAGTGGATACTCACAAGCACAGAACATGAGGGCCCAGCTTGAGCTTCTGCCAGACTGACTCCAGCATGTGTCTGATCAACTccagctacacacacacacacacatttagttGTTGAGAAAAGATGTTCAATTAGATTCGAATGAAAGCTTGAGGCAAAGGCGGGAATTTGAGCTAGCATCATGAAGCCAGAAAACAAAAGCAGCTTAGCGCATCTTTTTTACATCTGTGACTTTTTGGGCATCTCAACTTGTATCCTCACTTCCCTTTTTTGGAAGCCACGCTTCCCATTTTCATTTCCACACAGCTCGACTGGCGTGTGAACGCGCGGAACGACACATCCGGTCGCTAAACGTATGTCAGCATGCGGGATTGTTCGActgcgattaaaaaaaataaaaaatgacacgTGATATCTTACTGGAACATAACAGGAAGACAATCCACTGCTAGTTTCCACACTATTTCCAATCCGTCAGACTAATAATCTTCGGAATGCAACATGAGCGTCAATATTGTCATTGCTAATGTTAGCTAAAACTCCAGATTGATATTTTTGGAGGTTAGTTTTGATTATTCAAAAAACAAAGTTACGGCTCCTTTGTTCCGATAATATTGGTCTTTCTGGCTGCTTCTACGGTTATACAAATCAAGATTGAATTTTTTCGCAGGTGTTCAATCAGGTGCTAAgtgaaactacaaaaaaaaaaaaacctttgtcgGAATCTCTAAAAGCAGCCGGTCTTCACAACAAGCCTCTTTTCTAATGAAGAGAAAAGTAACAACCTTCATCATCCAGAAGGGTGTTTCTCTCTTGCATAATTAAAACCTCCCCCTAGTTTATTTCAAAACACAATTTTCAATATGTATTCAGTTGACTCCTCACTTGCTCTTTACACCGCATAATAAAAAGCAATGTATCGCCGTTGCCCGTAGCAACCGGGCCACGGGGAATAAATAACTATGACAATAATGTAGTGGCGAATCGCAATCTATCACGGCAGAACTTCCTGGCTCTTTAAAAGCTGTAATCtatttcaacacacacacacggagtacCACCAAGTTGTGTCAATGTAGCCATTAGTCTCAATAAGTaccaagggggaggggggggctttTGTTCGGAGAGTGGACATTTGGCCGGAGTTGTGTGTAACAGCTCATTTTTCCTCCTTGTCGCTTTCAATTGCGCCAAGGTTAAGTTTTCatcgccattttttttgtttgtcagcgagataagaaaaaaaatacatttccataaaagtttttggggggggcggaGCCAAGGCATCAATCTTAATGACAAATAGGTAGCCAATCAGATTTTTCCACCTTGACCCGAgaggtcgacaacaagctcgCTGCAATTCAAACTTCTCTCGTTTTGATAAATGTCACATTGTCTACCCGGGGAAGGTTTTGTAGCTGAGTTTTACCTCCCAGGAATACTAAACACGTCTCCGAATTTTTCTTTCAGCCAGAAATCACAATATGGAAATAATCTCCTCAAATGGAATGTTAGCAATCCCCAGgagtgttttgaaaaaaaaaaaaaagtttgggatgAAAAATACTGACCAATTTGGCTACATAGTTAATAACCAGGGAATCGATCTTCTTCTTGCCAAGGCGAGGCAGGTGCGTGTTCAGATGCCCTCGCAGCTTCTCCACCGTCTacaacaccccaaaaaaaaaaacatgtagatGAAAGCGGAGCGGCAGGAAAAGATGGAGGCGGGCGACCGGACGACCGGGTCATTCTAAGAATAGTTTGAGCGGCGCGCTAACATCTCGTCTGAACTCTTAAACTGAAGCGATCTGCAATTTTGGAATCGAGCTGAGCGCAGGCAAAAAAACGCAGGGTGAGGAATTGCTCATCAAATTGTTTCAAAAGAGAaataaagaggggggggggattgtgGCTTATCTGAATATGTGAGAAAAGTTCACCAGATAACAGGAGAGAAATAATTGCCTTTTTTACATTTGTCAGCTTCAATTCAAGTAAAAACTATTTTTCAAACTTTTCGGAATTTTCCCCAAACTCAATCGACAGTGGTATGATTTTTACATTTGTCAAAATATTAGTTTTTCTATTGTCAAAATACAAAGTGAGGAAAACCTGACAGAGACTCTCCACGCTTCGCTTTTTAGCCACAATGATATTCCTCACGCATCATTGGTTGcttgctattaaaaaaaaatttcttcTTCTCACCAGGCCTATGAGCAACCTCTGGTGGTGGTCCTCCTCCTGGAAAAGTGGCACCAGCTTCCtgcctggagaaaaaaaaaaaaaattaaccgaATCTCAGGTGGGCCTGTGCAATTCACCTTGCTAACCTGGTTGCTATTAGCtgtgaaaatttaaaaaaaaagaagccttaAGGGGAAGAGGAGGATTGTGGGTAATCTAAGACATTAATGGATTCTTTTTGGGGTGtgttttgactttgaaaaaaaaaacatcacaaagctTGAGGGGGAGTTGTGAGACTGCCTTCCCCTGCTGTGAGCAGATGAATAATTGCAGACTTTCATATATAATCTTTATTTAATCACGTACACGCAagaggctgatttttttttgatgTGTCATATGTAACAACTTGCAGCGTGCGAGTAGATTTATATGCGCATAGATTATTTCCAAACACACAGGTAATCGTTCTCATTAGCAGAagcattagcattagccgcATATTTACATATCGACTCCCCCGTAATTCGCCTTGGGgcaaaaatggcaaatatttgCCAGCTTCCACACTGAGCTATGTAAATGTTTTAATAGCATCGCTTTCATTTATGTACGGCGACTTTGGCGTTCCTTTCttcctttgactttttttttttttttgctaaaaagCCTCCGGTTTAATGAATAATGAAAGAATGAATGATGGAGTCTATCAGATGATAATCAAATTTTCCACATTAGTTCGGAAGACACGTGGATGAATAACATGAGTTTAAGAGCGTTAGCCACGGATAACTAGAGTGGGCTGAAtcaatttttgtcttttttttacacGAGAGTGATTTAATATTTTATGGCAGCAGTAAACTCTGGGGAGGTTATGCAGTATCTTGGTGATTTATTGGGCAAGAATTGTTCCTCTCTGTGCTTATTTTTGCAGAAATGGTGGCGTTtttgtaaatgtgtttttagttGCGATTAAAAAAACGGTATTTAAAATCATTCAATTAGATATCTGCCTTGGCGCCTAAGCGCTATTTATTTATGAGCAATCTCTGAACCTCACTTCCTGAGATGCATTTGCAGGACCGCAATATGTCACAACTTTTAGAAACGATTATTCCGTCGattattcatttatattttaCATGAAAATGTATTACAATATGTCAAATATGAGTGCAATATGTCAAAATTAAAACTCACGCGGTCACTGTCGAAATTTTTAGAATCGATTTTTatcgattattccatcgattaatcgGACACATTTATATTTTACATGAAAATGTATTACAATATGTCAAATATGAGTGCAATATGTCAAAATTAAAACTCACGCTGTCACTATCACaatttttagaatcgattattctgtcgattattccatcgattaatcAGATACACTTTTATTTTACGTGAAAATGTATTACAATATGTCAAATATGAGTGCAATATGTCAAAATTAAATCTCATGCTGTCACCGTCACaatttttagaatcgattattctgttgattattccatcgattaatcagatacatttttattttgcgtGAAAATGTATTACAATATGTCAAATATGAGTGCAGTATGTCAAAATTAAAACTCATGCTGTTACTATCAAATTCtttagaatcgattattccatcgatCATTCTATCGATTAATCcagtacatttttattttacatcaaaATGTATGACAAAAAAACTTTACTTAAAATGACGCAAGCCCACTGAAGTTCTCAGTagctccatttttttcctcccaaatgcccaaACAACATGGAACATGTTAGAAATCTGTGTTCCATCATCACTTCTGGGCCGCATGTTATGACTTTACGCCAGTCGGTATGCACCATGAGATCACAGATAAAGtctcaataaatcaaataacaTAAAGAAAGTCAAGCTTTTGGCTTGATGCTCAACAGCTGCGCAGGAGGCCCAATAACAGGAGCGATGTTATAACATCTGGGCATTCTTCACCACTCCCTGTTCTCCGTTACTTCATTTTTCatcactcttttttttattttttttattaaaccaCAAGAGCGTGGTGTGGTTAGAACAAAGAATGTGACCAAACACATTCTTGGTACTGACTTACCAAGATCCCAAGTGTCCACCATGGCAAAgaccctaaaaaaataaaattgtaaggactaataaaataataaatataactgTATTTATTCTACCTACTTCTTAGTGTTCTCCAACACATGAGTCATGTGACTAGATGCTTCCTCAGCCATCTAcaagaaaacaacacaaaaatgaGCGTGGCTCCGCCCCCTAAAATATTTTCACGGTGTTTAACTGTTTTCATTTACAAGTTTGCTCCAGTATGCTTCAATATAAGACGTTTTGTATCTGGGGTTGGGATCCACTTCGAAATATGTTGTCCTTTCTGTGTTCCACTGCAGCTCGGACCAGAAGCCCTGGAGACTCTTGgcctgcagcaaaaaaaaaacaaaaaaacagcacagaACTGTGTGTCCTGTAACCCAGGTAAGAAAATAGAtacataaattaattaattaattaaaaaagaaataaatacataaaaaatgatatataaataaatatataaatatataaataaataaataaattttaaaaacagCACAGAACTGTGTCTACTGTAACCCAGGTAAGAAAATAGATGAAtaaattaattcattaattaaaaaataaataaatacataaaaaattataaataaataaataaaatcacattGAGAGAATCACTGCTAAACTGGAAATTCACGGTCAAATACAACCAAGGTGTATCTTTTGTCATGCATTCCAAGAGAGTGACTTGTGAAAGAAATTTCACGCGTGTCATTACCTGGCCTTTAAAAACCGACTCGATATGCAATCGAGTAGTGCACAGCACGCCGGGGATCGTCACCAGACACGCCGGTACCTCCTGCAAAACCGAAAGTGTGAACCAGGTGTTTTGTCGGGACGGCGGGTGTGGAGGCGACCTTCATGTCAAACACCGAGGAGCAAGGCAGAAGTTTATCCAGGCTGAGTGACCTCTGGTAGCTTATTTtgtataaagatgctgttaaaaaaaaaaaagaatcatagcACCCttactcattttattttttatttatttattttttttaacactcacCTAGAATGAACTCCTGAATCTGGTTGAAAGAGTCTACAACGTTTAAATTGTCACACAGCCACTCAATTATCTgcaggcataaaaaaaaaaaaaaaaaaaaaaattaacataaaAGCTTGTTTAGTGTAATGTGTAGAGGACACGCCAGGGTGCTTAAATGCCAGCCTCTCCGCTTCAGCGCTAACCTCCAGCTCCACATTTGGGTCATCTCCGCTGTGAAGAAGCAGGCAGTGAAGGGCGGCCAGGCGTTGAGCGTCGGCCATGTTGTTGGCTCTCCTTGAATAATAGATGGAGGACACAAGAAGAAAATCTAGGTTTGACCGTCTACTTCCGTGTCCTTCCAGTAGGTGGCGCTCACCCAGATGGTGAATGGAGGATCTGCAGAAGGCGGGCGGAGCTGAGTTGGACATCGTGGATAGTCCCGCCTACCGGGTCCAACATGGCCGTGCTTGACGACTCCTCTTTGTGCAGTACGGTGAACCTTCCGGACTTTGACGGTAGGCCCAAGTCGGCATCGTCTCCTAAACGTCCAATGCAAACATCATTactgaatatttttagaatcgattatcctatcgattttttttccccatcgatTAATCGGATACAATTTTATTCCCATTcgagtgtattaaaaaaaattgggaaaaTGATTTATCAAATTCgacacccacgtcactcaccaaATACTTAAAAATATTGCAAGAAATATTTAGTAGagtattttttattgatttgtgcGACAATAAATTCAAACTAATCTGGGCACTCATGCTTTAGAGCAaacaatttgttttcatttaagaAGGAAATACAAGTCACCCGCTACCTAGCACGCAAAACCAATGTAGCACAGCGGGATAAGACTTAATGAGAAAAAGAGTGCGCAACACTTTATCTTACCAGACAGGAAGAGCGAGTGGCACAGCATCTCCTGCTGCCTGCTGTTGATGCAATGCAGGAAGCGCTTATGCAGATACACCACCACGTAGTAACCTACATATGGAAACAACAACCCCCGCTGTTTAGACATTAATTAATCCAAATCATACATATTTAGAAattcttttgtgtgtttttctatatgtgtgtgtctttgaccTATAGGGATGAAAAGCGGCTGGAGCTGCAGGGCGTCTCGAGCGGGCTGACCCAAAGTGACCCGGAAAGTCTTGCTgcagtctgaaaaaaaaaaaaaaaaagaggatgaaAAGGAAAATGAGTTGATATGCGGGAGACTGCAGGTAACACGCACCTTTGTGAATAAGAACCACGGAATAGATGAGCTCGGCTTTGTCGCGAGAGGGTCGGCTGTAGCACACGCACATGCTTCCTGGGATGAAATAGATAAATGTTACGATTGTTATTCGGTTTGTGTAGGAGTGAATTGATTCAAATATTCAAATCAGGATTTCGCAATTAAAAACGCATCAATCAGCCGGGCCACGTGAAAGTAGATTCAAGCGGCTTTTAATCAAATGGTGAAAATCCAATCATTGTTTCATTTTgtcaggtgggggggggggggggggtgacttacgttcttgttttccaaatgaggaaaaaacaaaacaagatgtcAGTTAGTGGCGTTTTCGTGTTTCGTTACCTGAGAAATAAGTGTTACCTAATCGGTTTGTGAATACTTCCATCTTGACTCGCTCGGGTCTCTCCGCGTGATGGTGGTCGAAACCGAGGTTCACAAacctgttacacacacacacacacacacacacacacacacacttttatgtTCACTATTTGCTAAGATTAAGCTAATGTTGCAAAAGATCA encodes:
- the gsap gene encoding gamma-secretase-activating protein isoform X1, encoding MLKLQPKFDLRRDVEADIRRKEAAVCRVKGVPEAHNTSNENYSGAVEILILNTERDGSILYSWKGSTGTTRVGKYDSSTKQNKLLYTFDKQVYVSSCSLNKEETLLAVSLAQNTHGEEHLKPMSKCLTLLIEIHPINNTKVLKAVDCRVKVQFLYPESERGSVHESHLLLLTEDGYVDQYHVLLTRHDGYKVVLANPERLSKMAERVVEDFCWVQWDVHTQRLYYLTQADKFLLRCVQFYDNRNCETVLELPLEMPANAFCAIKFVNLGFDHHHAERPERVKMEVFTNRLGSMCVCYSRPSRDKAELIYSVVLIHKDCSKTFRVTLGQPARDALQLQPLFIPIGYYVVVYLHKRFLHCINSRQQEMLCHSLFLSGDDADLGLPSKSGRFTVLHKEESSSTAMLDPVGGTIHDVQLSSARLLQILHSPSGRANNMADAQRLAALHCLLLHSGDDPNVELEIIEWLCDNLNVVDSFNQIQEFILASLYKISYQRSLSLDKLLPCSSVFDMKEVPACLVTIPGVLCTTRLHIESVFKGQAKSLQGFWSELQWNTERTTYFEVDPNPRYKTSYIEAYWSKLMAEEASSHMTHVLENTKKVFAMVDTWDLGRKLVPLFQEEDHHQRLLIGLTVEKLRGHLNTHLPRLGKKKIDSLVINYVAKLLELIRHMLESVWQKLKLGPHVLCLTQKGGPGDWAIFHFMLRILEATRGLCMPLPPGYHTLLATLALRCLPRHTFLQYVDHRFLQLTETFVSRLVTDLDNSAANEKLKSSVLKRLPEENRFYHMWDHPVTSASISRDYVKNVFGRHKKNKGFAFTGRDNASFGAEFLPLAYLAKVLSNIEEQALNPFEEQGNVDATFVEETALKQTLVLLGFEGK
- the gsap gene encoding gamma-secretase-activating protein isoform X2 yields the protein MLKLQPKFDLRRDVEADIRRKEAAVCRVKDYSGAVEILILNTERDGSILYSWKGSTGTTRVGKYDSSTKQNKLLYTFDKQVYVSSCSLNKEETLLAVSLAQNTHGEEHLKPMSKCLTLLIEIHPINNTKVLKAVDCRVKVQFLYPESERGSVHESHLLLLTEDGYVDQYHVLLTRHDGYKVVLANPERLSKMAERVVEDFCWVQWDVHTQRLYYLTQADKFLLRCVQFYDNRNCETVLELPLEMPANAFCAIKFVNLGFDHHHAERPERVKMEVFTNRLGSMCVCYSRPSRDKAELIYSVVLIHKDCSKTFRVTLGQPARDALQLQPLFIPIGYYVVVYLHKRFLHCINSRQQEMLCHSLFLSGDDADLGLPSKSGRFTVLHKEESSSTAMLDPVGGTIHDVQLSSARLLQILHSPSGRANNMADAQRLAALHCLLLHSGDDPNVELEIIEWLCDNLNVVDSFNQIQEFILASLYKISYQRSLSLDKLLPCSSVFDMKEVPACLVTIPGVLCTTRLHIESVFKGQAKSLQGFWSELQWNTERTTYFEVDPNPRYKTSYIEAYWSKLMAEEASSHMTHVLENTKKVFAMVDTWDLGRKLVPLFQEEDHHQRLLIGLTVEKLRGHLNTHLPRLGKKKIDSLVINYVAKLLELIRHMLESVWQKLKLGPHVLCLTQKGGPGDWAIFHFMLRILEATRGLCMPLPPGYHTLLATLALRCLPRHTFLQYVDHRFLQLTETFVSRLVTDLDNSAANEKLKSSVLKRLPEENRFYHMWDHPVTSASISRDYVKNVFGRHKKNKGFAFTGRDNASFGAEFLPLAYLAKVLSNIEEQALNPFEEQGNVDATFVEETALKQTLVLLGFEGK